The Metabacillus litoralis genome contains a region encoding:
- the spoVAD gene encoding stage V sporulation protein AD codes for MKLTGKQTWQFENPLFVHSSGTAVGPKEADGPLGKGFDIKHKELHCGEDNWELAERRLMEQAIEQCLKKGNKTTDDVDLFLAGDLLNQNVTSNYVARHLSLPFLCMFGACSTSMETVALGSALVDGGFASNVIAATSSHNATAERQFRYPTEYGGQKPDTATFTVTGSGAVLISKEVSNIKITAATIGKVADLGIKDPFDMGSAMAPAAAETIAQHLKDLNRTPDDYDLFLTGDLSGVGSPIVKELLKEEGYDVHNKHNDCGLMVYRPDQKVFAGGSGCGCSAVVTYSHIFEELKKGNLNRVFVVATGALLSPTMIQQKESIPTIAHGVVFERADKGVSN; via the coding sequence TTGAAACTAACTGGAAAACAAACATGGCAATTTGAAAATCCATTATTTGTTCACTCAAGTGGAACTGCTGTTGGTCCAAAGGAAGCGGACGGACCTCTAGGAAAAGGTTTCGATATCAAACATAAAGAGCTTCATTGTGGTGAAGATAATTGGGAATTAGCAGAAAGAAGATTAATGGAGCAAGCAATTGAACAATGTCTTAAAAAAGGAAATAAAACGACAGATGATGTTGATTTATTTTTAGCTGGGGATTTACTCAATCAAAATGTAACTTCAAATTATGTTGCAAGACATTTAAGTCTTCCATTTTTATGTATGTTCGGAGCATGTTCAACGTCAATGGAGACCGTTGCGTTAGGTTCTGCTTTAGTTGATGGAGGTTTTGCAAGTAATGTTATTGCTGCAACGAGTAGTCATAATGCAACCGCTGAAAGACAGTTTCGTTATCCAACTGAGTATGGGGGACAAAAACCAGATACAGCTACCTTTACAGTAACAGGATCCGGGGCTGTTTTAATAAGTAAAGAAGTTAGTAATATAAAAATTACTGCTGCAACGATAGGTAAGGTTGCTGACCTTGGCATTAAAGATCCTTTTGATATGGGCTCGGCAATGGCACCGGCAGCTGCAGAAACAATTGCTCAGCATTTAAAGGATTTAAACCGTACTCCTGATGATTATGATTTATTTCTTACAGGCGATTTATCTGGTGTAGGTAGTCCTATTGTTAAAGAGCTTCTAAAAGAAGAAGGATATGATGTTCATAATAAACATAATGATTGCGGATTAATGGTATACCGACCTGATCAGAAAGTATTTGCTGGTGGAAGTGGGTGTGGTTGCTCAGCTGTAGTCACATACAGTCACATTTTTGAAGAGCTTAAAAAAGGAAATTTAAATCGTGTATTTGTTGTAGCAACTGGTGCATTATTAAGCCC
- the spoVAC gene encoding stage V sporulation protein AC: MAKMKEDYKNQIKNYQPKPPYLLNCLKAFLVGGFICLCGQAIQNFYMNVFDFSQKDAGNPTAGTLILISALLTGFGIYDKLGQFAGAGSAVPITGFANSMTSAAIEHRSEGIVLGVATNMFKLAGSVIVFGVVAAYIVGIIRYFYGLSF, encoded by the coding sequence ATGGCGAAGATGAAAGAAGATTATAAAAATCAAATAAAAAATTATCAGCCTAAACCACCATATCTTCTAAATTGCTTGAAAGCATTCCTAGTTGGTGGGTTTATTTGCCTATGTGGACAAGCCATTCAAAACTTCTATATGAATGTATTTGACTTTTCTCAAAAGGATGCTGGAAACCCAACAGCGGGTACACTAATTTTAATATCTGCTTTGTTGACGGGATTCGGTATATATGACAAGCTGGGACAATTTGCTGGAGCGGGCTCGGCCGTTCCTATAACAGGTTTCGCAAATTCCATGACAAGTGCTGCAATTGAGCATAGAAGTGAAGGAATTGTTCTAGGGGTAGCAACTAACATGTTTAAACTTGCAGGAAGCGTGATCGTTTTCGGTGTTGTAGCAGCTTACATTGTTGGAATCATTCGCTATTTTTACGGTTTATCTTTCTAA
- a CDS encoding stage V sporulation protein AB, which produces MILNSIILIIIGLSGGLVVGSGYVAFLAVLGIIPRLTQLTKTYQYIHVYEGAIILGTVITGWISLRDTTLFQSELWLIPIGLLCGVFIGMLAAALTEVLNVFPILAKRIGLGEKIVILLMAIVFGKIAGSLFHWVYFVNH; this is translated from the coding sequence ATGATTCTAAATAGTATTATTCTTATCATTATTGGTTTATCTGGCGGGCTTGTTGTTGGTTCGGGGTATGTTGCATTCTTAGCAGTACTTGGAATCATCCCAAGATTAACACAGCTTACAAAGACATACCAGTACATTCATGTCTATGAAGGGGCAATTATTTTAGGAACTGTTATAACGGGATGGATTAGTTTAAGGGATACTACCCTATTTCAATCTGAGCTATGGTTAATTCCAATTGGACTTTTATGCGGGGTATTTATTGGAATGTTAGCAGCAGCTTTAACAGAGGTTTTGAATGTTTTTCCTATATTAGCAAAAAGAATTGGCTTAGGAGAAAAGATTGTCATTTTATTAATGGCAATTGTATTTGGAAAAATTGCTGGATCACTTTTTCATTGGGTCTATTTTGTAAATCATTAA
- a CDS encoding stage V sporulation protein AA, which translates to MEKTVYIRLRHRIQVHPNDVITIDKIALVVGDKELTEKLNKIVIHKIQLSDKNMVVIDVMHVLREIHKYDRQIDVQAIGATQTIVEIMYQKKKLSPLLFCLVWLLLFIGAGLAIMNFHEDVSMRAVHQRIYKIVTGKENAHPLILQIPYSLGLGLGMVLFFNHLFKKRINEEPSPLEVEIFNYQLDLDQYVAMNENKENINGNNDDSK; encoded by the coding sequence ATGGAAAAGACGGTATACATTAGACTTCGTCACCGCATTCAAGTACATCCTAACGATGTCATTACAATTGATAAAATTGCACTAGTTGTCGGCGATAAGGAGTTGACCGAAAAACTAAATAAAATTGTTATTCACAAAATTCAACTAAGTGATAAAAATATGGTGGTCATTGATGTTATGCATGTTTTAAGAGAAATACATAAATATGACCGCCAAATAGACGTACAGGCAATTGGAGCTACTCAAACGATAGTGGAAATTATGTACCAAAAAAAGAAGCTTTCTCCACTTTTATTTTGTCTAGTCTGGCTCCTGCTTTTTATCGGAGCAGGTCTTGCAATTATGAACTTTCATGAAGATGTAAGCATGCGAGCTGTTCATCAACGGATTTATAAAATTGTCACAGGAAAAGAAAATGCACATCCATTAATTTTACAAATTCCTTATTCGCTTGGTTTAGGTTTAGGAATGGTCTTGTTTTTTAATCATTTGTTTAAGAAAAGAATTAATGAAGAACCAAGCCCCTTAGAAGTAGAGATCTTTAATTATCAACTGGACCTGGATCAATATGTTGCCATGAATGAAAATAAAGAGAATATAAACGGAAATAATGATGATTCTAAATAG
- the sigF gene encoding RNA polymerase sporulation sigma factor SigF, which produces MDVEVKNDQSNTQLKDHEVKELIRRSQEGDQEARDLIIQKNMRLVWSVVQRFLNRGYEPDDLFQIGSIGLLKSVDKFDLSYDVRFSTYAVPMIIGEIQRFIRDDGTVKVSRSLKELGNKIRRARDELSKTLGKVPTVAEIANHLDISPEDVVLAQEAVRAPSSIHETVYENDGDPITLLDQIADNTETKWFDKLVLKDAIRDLDERERLIVFLRYYKDQTQSEVADRLGISQVQVSRLEKKILQQMKDKMNQV; this is translated from the coding sequence ATGGATGTGGAGGTCAAGAACGATCAATCAAATACACAGTTAAAAGACCATGAAGTGAAGGAATTAATTCGTCGTAGTCAAGAAGGAGATCAAGAGGCACGTGATTTAATTATTCAAAAAAACATGCGTCTAGTTTGGTCTGTAGTTCAACGATTTTTGAATCGTGGGTATGAACCTGATGACTTGTTCCAAATTGGAAGTATTGGGTTATTAAAATCTGTTGATAAATTTGATTTATCATATGATGTAAGATTTTCTACCTATGCTGTGCCAATGATTATTGGGGAAATTCAACGATTTATCCGCGATGATGGAACGGTTAAAGTAAGCCGTTCATTGAAGGAATTAGGAAATAAAATACGACGAGCACGAGATGAATTGTCAAAAACGTTGGGGAAGGTACCGACAGTTGCAGAAATTGCAAACCACTTGGATATATCACCTGAGGACGTTGTGCTAGCTCAGGAAGCGGTAAGGGCACCTTCTTCGATACATGAAACAGTTTACGAAAATGATGGAGATCCTATTACCTTGTTAGATCAGATTGCAGATAATACAGAAACAAAATGGTTTGATAAATTGGTTTTAAAGGATGCAATACGAGACTTAGATGAACGTGAGAGGCTTATCGTCTTTTTACGTTATTATAAGGATCAAACCCAATCTGAGGTGGCTGATCGACTAGGAATTTCTCAAGTTCAAGTATCAAGGTTAGAAAAGAAAATATTGCAGCAAATGAAAGATAAAATGAATCAAGTTTAA
- the spoIIAB gene encoding anti-sigma F factor has protein sequence MRNEMNLQFSALSQNESFARVTVASFIAQLDPTMDELTEIKTVVSEAVTNAIIHGYDNDPSGIVYISVTLEDGIVQLTIRDEGIGIADIEEARQPLYTTKPELERSGMGFTIMENFMDEITVESSETRGTTVRLTKHLSKSKALCN, from the coding sequence ATGAGAAATGAAATGAACCTTCAATTTTCAGCGCTTAGTCAGAATGAATCATTTGCAAGGGTAACGGTTGCGTCTTTTATTGCTCAACTGGATCCAACAATGGATGAGTTAACTGAGATTAAGACAGTTGTCTCAGAGGCTGTTACTAACGCCATCATTCATGGATATGATAATGATCCAAGTGGGATTGTTTACATTTCTGTTACGTTAGAAGATGGAATTGTTCAATTAACAATCCGTGATGAAGGAATAGGTATTGCTGATATTGAAGAGGCAAGACAACCTCTTTATACAACGAAGCCTGAACTTGAAAGATCAGGAATGGGCTTTACCATTATGGAAAACTTTATGGATGAAATTACAGTCGAGTCATCAGAAACAAGAGGAACTACTGTTAGATTGACAAAACACTTATCGAAAAGTAAAGCTTTATGCAATTAA
- the spoIIAA gene encoding anti-sigma F factor antagonist: protein MSLAIELDVKEAVLCIRLSGELDHHAAEELRTKVTETLAANPIQHIVLNLENLSFMDSSGLGVILGRYKQIKASGGEMVVCAISPAVKRLFDMSGLFKIIRLEEDEHKALQTLGVAS, encoded by the coding sequence TTGAGTCTAGCGATTGAACTTGATGTAAAAGAAGCAGTACTTTGTATACGACTCTCAGGTGAGCTTGATCATCATGCAGCAGAAGAATTACGTACGAAGGTGACGGAAACTCTTGCAGCAAATCCGATCCAGCATATTGTATTAAATTTAGAGAATTTATCATTTATGGATAGCTCAGGTTTGGGCGTAATTCTTGGTAGATACAAACAAATTAAGGCTTCAGGTGGAGAGATGGTTGTTTGTGCAATTTCACCTGCAGTCAAACGATTATTTGATATGTCTGGTTTATTTAAGATTATTCGATTAGAAGAAGACGAGCATAAAGCGTTACAAACGTTGGGGGTGGCATCATGA
- a CDS encoding D-alanyl-D-alanine carboxypeptidase family protein, which yields MKRIISCLTLITMLLSVTPMALANESTTAELADKAKSAVLIERDTGTILYDKNSDEKLPPASMTKIMTMLLIMESLDKEQITWDEKVRTSEYAASMGGSQIFLEPGEEMTVEQMLKGIAIGSGNDASVAMAEKIAGSVDEFVNMMNKKVEELGLKNTHFKNPTGLPEADHYSSAHDMALMAKELLKYEEITNFTGKYEDYLREGTDKKFWLVNTNRLVKFYPGVDGVKTGFTNEAKYCLTATAKKDNMRVIAVVFGADTPKDRNAQVTKMLDYAFSQYQTHPLFEKDHVLTKTKVSKGSEKEVNVMTSEPISVLTKKGEKVDDVEQEIVMKKDIKAPVKKGDELGALQLVKDGKVIAESELVAEKDIDEAGWWTLFKRVMGNFTKSS from the coding sequence ATGAAACGGATAATTTCGTGTTTAACACTTATAACAATGCTTCTTTCTGTAACACCAATGGCACTTGCCAATGAATCTACGACTGCTGAACTAGCAGATAAAGCAAAATCAGCTGTTTTAATCGAACGAGATACAGGAACGATCCTTTACGATAAAAACAGTGATGAAAAACTGCCCCCTGCAAGTATGACAAAGATTATGACCATGCTTCTTATTATGGAGTCACTGGATAAGGAGCAAATTACCTGGGATGAAAAAGTTCGCACAAGTGAATATGCTGCTTCAATGGGGGGCTCTCAAATTTTCCTAGAGCCAGGAGAGGAAATGACTGTTGAACAAATGTTAAAAGGAATTGCTATTGGATCTGGTAATGATGCATCGGTCGCGATGGCGGAAAAAATTGCGGGTTCAGTAGATGAATTTGTCAATATGATGAACAAAAAAGTTGAAGAGTTGGGACTAAAAAATACACACTTCAAAAATCCAACAGGCTTACCAGAAGCTGATCATTATAGTTCTGCTCATGATATGGCCTTAATGGCAAAGGAACTATTAAAATACGAAGAGATTACAAATTTCACAGGTAAGTATGAGGATTATTTACGTGAAGGTACTGATAAAAAGTTTTGGCTTGTTAATACCAATCGACTTGTTAAGTTTTATCCGGGAGTCGATGGAGTAAAAACTGGGTTTACGAATGAAGCGAAATATTGCTTAACAGCAACAGCTAAAAAAGATAATATGCGTGTCATTGCGGTGGTATTTGGTGCAGATACACCTAAAGATCGAAATGCACAAGTGACGAAGATGTTAGATTATGCATTTAGTCAGTATCAAACACATCCTTTGTTTGAAAAAGATCATGTACTGACAAAAACGAAAGTTAGTAAAGGTAGCGAAAAAGAAGTGAATGTGATGACATCAGAACCAATTTCAGTTCTAACGAAAAAGGGTGAAAAGGTAGATGATGTAGAGCAGGAAATAGTGATGAAAAAAGACATTAAAGCTCCGGTAAAAAAAGGCGATGAGCTTGGGGCTCTTCAACTAGTGAAAGATGGTAAAGTTATTGCTGAAAGTGAACTAGTAGCGGAGAAAGATATTGATGAGGCCGGCTGGTGGACGTTATTTAAGCGAGTAATGGGTAATTTTACAAAGTCTAGCTAA
- a CDS encoding nuclease-related domain-containing protein translates to MVKEKQITIRIQTLEALLRRIPSDHPKRVLIENEYSKRMAGYKGEKSLDYYLSFLGEDYYIFHDIRLKGETYYFQIDVLIITPRFILIIESKNILGTLTFDQKHNQLIREVNGKVDGFQDPISQVKHQEYQLKNWLNLKKLPDFAIETCVVITNANTIIKVTGEEKRNTPSIIKSSNIVFEIERLNEIHNHRKKQNKRQLSQLSNIILNLHTQPVLNILNEFNINVNDILSGVFCEGCNTLSMIRAGGKWKCTMCTKTSKTAHLQTINDYYLLICTYMTNKQFRNFANLSSSTTSYKLLSSLTFETSGTTCDRKYHITLYQPK, encoded by the coding sequence ATGGTTAAAGAAAAACAAATAACGATTAGAATTCAAACGCTAGAAGCATTATTAAGGAGAATCCCGAGTGACCATCCAAAAAGAGTTTTAATTGAAAATGAGTATTCTAAAAGGATGGCTGGATACAAAGGAGAAAAATCATTAGATTACTACTTAAGCTTTCTAGGGGAGGATTACTATATTTTCCATGATATTAGATTAAAAGGTGAAACTTACTACTTTCAAATAGATGTGCTAATCATAACTCCTCGTTTCATTCTTATTATCGAATCTAAAAACATTTTAGGTACACTTACTTTTGATCAAAAGCATAACCAGCTAATAAGAGAGGTGAATGGGAAAGTAGATGGGTTTCAAGATCCTATCAGTCAGGTGAAACATCAAGAATATCAGCTAAAGAATTGGTTGAACTTGAAGAAACTCCCTGATTTTGCAATAGAGACATGTGTTGTAATAACTAATGCGAATACGATTATAAAAGTAACAGGTGAAGAAAAAAGGAACACACCGTCAATTATTAAAAGTTCAAATATAGTATTTGAAATCGAGAGGTTAAATGAGATACACAATCATAGAAAAAAACAAAATAAGAGACAACTGAGTCAGCTATCAAATATCATCTTAAACCTACATACACAACCAGTTTTAAATATTCTTAACGAATTTAATATTAACGTAAATGATATTTTATCAGGGGTGTTTTGTGAAGGCTGTAACACTTTATCTATGATAAGAGCAGGCGGGAAGTGGAAATGTACAATGTGTACAAAGACTTCTAAAACTGCCCACCTTCAAACAATAAATGATTATTACCTACTTATATGTACTTACATGACAAACAAGCAATTTAGAAACTTCGCCAATCTTTCATCAAGTACTACCTCCTACAAACTTCTATCATCATTAACCTTCGAAACATCTGGTACTACATGTGACAGAAAGTATCATATCACTCTATACCAACCTAAATAA
- a CDS encoding pyrimidine-nucleoside phosphorylase, giving the protein MRMVDLIEKKRDGRELTKEEIQHIIKGYTTGDIPDYQMSAFTMAVYFQGMTDNERAELTMSMVQSGDTIDLSEIKGIKVDKHSTGGVGDTTTLVLGPLVAAVGVPVAKMSGRGLGHTGGTIDKLESVPGFHVEIENKQFIELVNKNKIAVIGQSGNLTPADKSLYALRDVTATVNSIPLIASSIMSKKIAAGADAIVLDVKTGAGAFMKDLDESKELAKAMVDIGNLVGRKTMAVISDMSQPLGYAIGNALEVKEAIDTLSGKGPKDLEELCLTLGSYMVYLAEKANSLEEARKMLVEVMENGKALTTLKTFLEAQGGDSSVVDQPEKLPQAAYQFELEAKADGYVSEIIADSVGTAAMLLGAGRATKESEIDLAVGLVLNKKIGDSVKQGESLVTIHSNAENVEDVRKTLYESISVSNEEVKAPELIYATVE; this is encoded by the coding sequence ATGAGAATGGTTGATTTGATCGAAAAAAAGCGTGATGGAAGAGAATTAACAAAAGAAGAAATTCAACACATAATCAAAGGCTATACAACAGGTGACATCCCTGACTATCAAATGAGTGCTTTTACAATGGCTGTTTATTTTCAAGGAATGACAGATAATGAACGTGCTGAACTTACGATGTCAATGGTCCAATCAGGTGACACCATTGATTTAAGTGAAATTAAAGGAATAAAAGTTGATAAACACAGTACCGGTGGTGTTGGTGATACAACTACGCTTGTATTGGGTCCTTTAGTAGCAGCAGTTGGCGTTCCTGTGGCAAAAATGTCTGGAAGAGGACTAGGTCATACTGGTGGAACAATTGATAAGCTTGAATCTGTACCTGGCTTTCACGTGGAGATTGAGAACAAACAATTTATTGAATTGGTAAATAAAAACAAAATAGCAGTTATTGGACAGAGTGGGAACCTAACTCCTGCAGACAAAAGCTTATATGCATTACGAGATGTAACGGCAACAGTAAATAGTATTCCACTTATCGCAAGCTCCATCATGAGTAAAAAAATTGCAGCAGGTGCAGATGCAATTGTGTTGGACGTAAAAACAGGTGCGGGTGCTTTTATGAAGGATTTAGACGAATCTAAAGAGCTAGCCAAAGCTATGGTTGATATCGGTAACCTTGTTGGCCGTAAAACAATGGCTGTTATTTCAGATATGAGTCAACCACTAGGATATGCAATTGGAAATGCACTAGAAGTCAAAGAAGCGATTGATACATTAAGTGGCAAAGGACCGAAAGATTTAGAAGAACTTTGCTTAACATTAGGAAGTTATATGGTTTATTTAGCTGAAAAGGCCAACTCTCTTGAAGAAGCTCGAAAGATGTTAGTTGAAGTCATGGAAAACGGTAAAGCTTTAACAACATTAAAAACATTTTTAGAGGCCCAAGGTGGAGATAGCTCAGTTGTAGATCAACCTGAAAAGTTGCCACAAGCAGCATATCAATTTGAACTAGAAGCAAAAGCTGATGGCTATGTTTCTGAAATTATTGCTGACTCAGTTGGTACAGCTGCAATGCTATTAGGTGCAGGAAGAGCAACAAAAGAATCAGAAATTGATCTTGCAGTTGGTCTTGTCCTAAATAAAAAAATTGGTGACAGTGTGAAACAAGGAGAGTCACTAGTTACGATTCATAGTAATGCAGAAAACGTAGAAGATGTAAGAAAGACCCTTTATGAAAGCATCTCTGTTAGTAATGAAGAGGTAAAAGCACCAGAATTGATCTATGCTACAGTTGAATAG
- a CDS encoding purine-nucleoside phosphorylase, giving the protein MNSKLIKEAANYLTSKYSEQPTIGLILGSGLGVLADEIENPVKIPYNEIPNFPVSTVEGHAGQLVFGSLKGKKVVAMQGRFHFYEGYSLDKVTAPVRVMKELGVQTLIVTNAAGGVNENFQAGDLMLISDHINNMGTNPLIGPNDSDMGPRFPDMSESYDKQLRELARGIASELHIKLQEGVYVGNTGPSYETPAEVRALRILGGDAVGMSTVPEVIVARHTGLKVLGISCISNMAAGILDQPLSHDEVIETTEKVRANFLNLVKSIVEKINF; this is encoded by the coding sequence ATGAATAGTAAATTAATTAAAGAAGCAGCAAATTACTTAACATCAAAATATAGTGAGCAACCGACAATAGGACTAATCTTGGGATCAGGTTTAGGTGTATTAGCTGACGAAATTGAGAATCCTGTAAAAATACCATACAATGAAATCCCTAATTTTCCTGTTTCAACGGTTGAAGGACATGCTGGTCAACTTGTCTTTGGAAGTTTAAAAGGGAAAAAAGTTGTTGCTATGCAAGGACGTTTTCATTTCTATGAAGGATACAGTCTAGATAAAGTAACAGCTCCTGTAAGAGTCATGAAGGAATTAGGAGTTCAAACATTAATTGTGACAAATGCAGCTGGCGGAGTGAATGAAAACTTCCAAGCCGGAGATCTTATGTTGATTAGCGATCATATTAATAACATGGGGACAAACCCGTTAATTGGTCCAAACGATTCTGATATGGGACCTCGTTTCCCTGACATGTCTGAAAGCTATGATAAACAACTTAGAGAGTTAGCTAGGGGCATTGCTAGTGAATTACATATTAAGCTTCAAGAAGGAGTATACGTTGGCAATACTGGTCCATCATATGAAACTCCTGCTGAAGTCCGTGCCCTTCGTATACTTGGTGGAGACGCAGTCGGAATGTCCACAGTTCCAGAAGTAATCGTGGCCAGACATACTGGCTTAAAAGTATTAGGAATCTCTTGTATTTCAAATATGGCGGCTGGTATATTAGATCAGCCATTATCACATGATGAAGTAATAGAAACAACTGAAAAAGTAAGAGCAAACTTTTTAAACCTTGTAAAAAGCATTGTAGAAAAAATAAATTTCTAA
- the deoB gene encoding phosphopentomutase — protein sequence MSNYTYKRVFLIVLDSVGIGEAPDAKEFNDVGADTLGHIAEHMGGLTMPNMAKLGLSNIREIKGIPVQNQPLAYYTKMQEASNGKDTMTGHWEIMGLKIEQPFQVFPDGFPDDLIQELEEKTGRKIIGNKPASGTEILDELGEEHMKTGSLIVYTSADSVLQIAAHEEVVPLEELYNICEMARQMTMNDKYMVGRIIARPFLGKPGEFTRTANRHDYALKPFERTVMNELKDSGYDVLSIGKIADIYDGEGITQSLRTKSNMDGMDKLKDTLNMDFTGLSFLNLVDFDALFGHRRDPAGYGQALEEYDNRLTEVLEKLTDDDLLILTADHGNDPIHHGTDHTREYVPLLIYSPKMKEGKELPVRETFADVGATIADNFNVKMPAHGKSFLSELK from the coding sequence ATGTCAAATTATACATATAAACGAGTATTTTTAATTGTCTTAGATTCGGTAGGGATCGGAGAAGCACCTGATGCAAAAGAATTTAATGACGTTGGTGCTGATACACTGGGACATATAGCAGAACATATGGGTGGCCTAACTATGCCTAATATGGCAAAACTGGGCTTAAGCAACATTCGAGAAATAAAGGGTATTCCAGTGCAAAATCAACCACTAGCTTACTACACAAAAATGCAGGAAGCCTCAAATGGTAAAGATACGATGACTGGACATTGGGAAATTATGGGTCTAAAAATAGAACAACCATTCCAAGTGTTTCCGGATGGATTTCCAGATGATTTGATTCAAGAACTAGAAGAGAAAACAGGGCGTAAGATAATCGGAAACAAACCTGCCTCTGGAACTGAAATTCTAGATGAACTTGGAGAAGAACATATGAAAACGGGTTCATTAATCGTCTACACATCTGCTGATTCTGTATTACAGATTGCAGCACATGAAGAAGTTGTCCCGCTAGAGGAATTGTACAATATATGTGAGATGGCTCGTCAAATGACCATGAATGACAAATATATGGTTGGTCGTATCATCGCACGTCCTTTCCTTGGTAAGCCTGGTGAATTTACTCGAACAGCGAATCGTCATGATTATGCACTGAAGCCTTTTGAGCGGACAGTTATGAATGAGCTTAAGGACAGTGGATATGATGTATTATCCATAGGGAAAATCGCTGATATTTATGATGGGGAAGGAATAACACAATCTCTTCGAACAAAGTCAAATATGGATGGTATGGATAAATTGAAAGACACGCTAAATATGGATTTTACAGGATTGAGCTTTTTAAACCTTGTAGATTTTGATGCTCTTTTCGGTCATAGACGGGATCCTGCAGGTTATGGTCAAGCACTTGAAGAATACGATAATAGACTTACAGAAGTACTAGAAAAATTAACTGATGATGATTTGTTGATTCTAACTGCAGACCATGGGAATGATCCTATTCACCACGGAACCGATCATACAAGGGAGTATGTTCCTTTATTAATATATAGCCCAAAAATGAAAGAAGGAAAAGAGCTTCCAGTAAGAGAAACGTTTGCAGATGTAGGAGCAACTATTGCCGATAATTTTAATGTGAAAATGCCAGCTCATGGAAAAAGCTTTCTTTCAGAGTTGAAATAG
- the xerD gene encoding site-specific tyrosine recombinase XerD, with product MKDQIKDFIHYLIVERGLSNNTIVSYERDLNSYQKHLSEKQHITSFNQVTRLHIIEFLKELKEAGKSSKTIARHTASIRNFHQFLLREKQADQDPSVMIESPQLERNLPKILSLKEVEKLLDTPKLINPFGYRDKAMLELLYATGIRVSEMINLNLADVHLTMGFIRCYGKGNKERIVPIGRTATEALIEYIEKGRSKLISAKQPTDAFFINHHGKRISRQGFWKNLKKIALEANIQNELTPHTLRHSFATHLLENGADLRAVQEMLGHADISTTQIYTHVTKTRLKDVYKQFHPRA from the coding sequence TTGAAGGATCAAATTAAAGATTTTATCCACTACTTAATTGTAGAAAGAGGTTTATCAAACAATACAATTGTTTCATATGAACGAGACTTAAATAGCTATCAAAAGCACTTATCAGAGAAACAACATATTACTTCCTTTAATCAAGTAACCCGCCTTCATATTATTGAGTTTTTAAAAGAATTAAAGGAAGCAGGAAAGTCAAGTAAAACAATTGCCAGACACACTGCATCTATTAGAAATTTCCACCAATTTTTGCTTAGAGAAAAGCAAGCAGACCAGGATCCATCGGTAATGATAGAATCTCCTCAGTTAGAGCGAAATCTTCCGAAGATTCTTTCACTAAAAGAGGTTGAAAAGCTACTTGATACCCCAAAATTAATAAATCCATTTGGCTATCGAGACAAAGCGATGCTTGAACTTTTATATGCAACAGGAATTCGGGTAAGTGAAATGATAAACTTAAATCTAGCTGATGTGCATCTGACAATGGGCTTTATTAGGTGCTACGGAAAGGGAAATAAAGAGCGAATTGTACCGATCGGCAGGACAGCGACGGAAGCTCTGATTGAATATATTGAAAAAGGTCGATCAAAATTAATAAGCGCTAAGCAACCAACTGACGCATTTTTTATTAATCACCATGGCAAAAGAATTTCTAGACAAGGCTTTTGGAAAAACTTAAAGAAAATTGCGCTTGAAGCCAATATTCAAAATGAATTAACTCCTCATACTTTACGACATTCGTTCGCAACACATCTTCTTGAAAATGGAGCAGATTTAAGAGCTGTCCAAGAAATGCTGGGACACGCTGATATATCAACAACGCAAATTTATACACATGTGACCAAAACAAGGCTAAAGGATGTTTATAAACAATTTCATCCACGTGCATAA